In a genomic window of Coprococcus eutactus:
- the sstT gene encoding serine/threonine transporter SstT, with amino-acid sequence MKKIVEMWNRVSLIAKILVGIVIGAVLGLLVPGATGIGLIGTMFVRALKAIAPILVFALVISSIANAGKGNGQQFRMVTIMYMLSTLCAAVVAVSASFIFPVTMTLDLESYQADVVPSGIMEVLQNLLLNITDNPVNAILNANYLCILAWALLFGLAMRRTSKSIKSALVSISDAVSTVVRWIIGCAPFGIMGLVFTTVSESGLSIFKEYGRLLLVLVGAMLTVALIVDPLLATIVLRRNAYPLAWRCLRESGVTAFFTRSSAANIPVNMSLCKRLGLDPDVYSVSIPLGATINMDGAAITITIMALSVANTMGVSVDVPTALMLSLMATLGACGASGVAGGSLLLIPMACSLFGIPQDISMQAVAVGMIIGVVQDSLETAINSSGDVLFAATAEYRQWQKDGREFKIGAIVNPDE; translated from the coding sequence ATGAAAAAGATTGTAGAGATGTGGAATAGGGTGTCGCTGATCGCGAAGATATTGGTTGGAATAGTGATCGGTGCGGTGCTGGGACTTCTGGTGCCGGGGGCAACGGGAATAGGCCTGATCGGAACCATGTTCGTCAGGGCGCTCAAGGCAATTGCGCCGATACTGGTGTTTGCCCTTGTCATCAGCTCAATTGCAAATGCAGGAAAGGGAAATGGCCAGCAGTTCCGTATGGTGACGATCATGTATATGCTCAGCACGCTATGCGCAGCGGTAGTGGCGGTGAGCGCAAGTTTTATTTTCCCTGTAACTATGACACTGGACCTTGAATCATATCAGGCGGATGTCGTCCCATCGGGAATCATGGAGGTCCTCCAGAATCTTTTGCTCAACATCACCGATAATCCCGTAAATGCGATACTCAACGCAAATTATCTCTGCATACTTGCATGGGCACTTTTGTTTGGACTTGCCATGCGACGGACAAGCAAGTCTATAAAATCTGCACTTGTATCCATATCGGATGCGGTATCAACCGTCGTGAGGTGGATCATCGGGTGCGCACCATTTGGAATCATGGGACTTGTGTTCACGACAGTATCGGAGAGTGGATTGTCGATATTCAAGGAATATGGCAGATTGCTGCTTGTGCTTGTGGGCGCCATGCTTACGGTTGCATTGATCGTAGATCCGCTCCTTGCGACTATCGTCTTAAGGAGAAATGCATATCCACTTGCGTGGAGATGCCTCAGAGAGTCAGGTGTGACGGCGTTCTTCACCAGAAGTTCTGCGGCAAATATCCCAGTGAACATGTCACTTTGCAAAAGACTTGGACTTGACCCGGATGTGTATTCGGTATCCATACCGCTTGGCGCGACCATCAATATGGATGGTGCCGCCATCACTATAACTATAATGGCGCTTTCCGTTGCAAATACCATGGGAGTGTCGGTTGACGTTCCGACAGCACTCATGCTCAGTCTTATGGCAACCCTTGGCGCGTGCGGTGCCTCAGGTGTTGCGGGAGGTTCGCTGTTGCTCATTCCTATGGCGTGCTCGCTGTTTGGAATCCCACAGGATATATCCATGCAGGCTGTTGCTGTCGGAATGATCATCGGAGTGGTCCAGGATTCACTTGAGACGGCAATCAACTCATCGGGAGATGTACTCTTTGCCGCTACAGCGGAGTACAGACAGTGGCAAAAGGATGGCAGAGAGTTTAAGATAGGCGCCATCGTGAATCCAGATGAGTAG